A region from the Colwellia sp. PAMC 21821 genome encodes:
- a CDS encoding glutamate synthase subunit beta → MGNPTGFINVGRALPTERNAGERLIDWLEVYEEIPLKDVEKQASRCMDCGVPFCQSAKSEFAPVVAGCPVNNVIPEWNDLIYRGRWKDAIELLHKTNNFPEFTGRVCPAPCEGACVLGINADPVAIKLHEKEIIDHAFKEGWVVAQPPSARSGKNVAVIGSGPAGLAAAAQLNKAGHMVTVYERADRIGGLLMYGIPNMKLQKELVQRRVDILAQEGIVFVTNTEVGKDISVEQLETDFDSVVLCIGATVPRDLPVEGRELNGVHFAMDFLKANTKSLLDSEHKDGQYINAQGKNVVVIGGGDTGTDCIGTSLRHQCKSAIQLEIMPRPPEKRDENSNPWPEWPKRLLVDYGQKEAIEMQGQDPRQYLVMTKKIESDGQGNVKAVHTVDITWERNDKGQMFPQEVAGSEKAIPADIVLIAMGFMGPEGGLVEQFGLEQDNRTNIAAEYDKFATSKPGVFAAGDGRRGQSLIVWAIDEGRRCAREVDTYLMGSSYLP, encoded by the coding sequence ATGGGAAATCCAACAGGATTTATCAACGTAGGTCGTGCCTTGCCAACTGAACGCAACGCAGGTGAACGTTTAATTGACTGGCTTGAAGTCTATGAAGAAATACCACTAAAAGATGTCGAGAAACAAGCTTCTCGCTGTATGGATTGCGGTGTACCTTTTTGCCAATCAGCAAAATCAGAGTTTGCCCCAGTAGTAGCAGGTTGTCCGGTGAACAACGTTATTCCTGAATGGAATGACTTAATTTACCGAGGACGCTGGAAAGACGCGATCGAGTTATTGCATAAAACCAACAACTTCCCTGAGTTTACTGGTCGAGTATGTCCAGCACCTTGTGAAGGCGCTTGTGTACTTGGTATTAACGCTGACCCTGTTGCTATTAAGCTGCATGAAAAAGAAATTATTGATCACGCTTTTAAAGAAGGATGGGTAGTAGCTCAACCACCTTCAGCACGTAGTGGTAAAAACGTTGCGGTTATTGGTTCGGGCCCTGCAGGCCTTGCTGCGGCAGCACAGCTGAATAAAGCAGGCCATATGGTGACTGTTTATGAACGTGCCGACCGTATTGGTGGTTTGCTCATGTACGGTATCCCGAACATGAAGCTACAAAAAGAATTAGTGCAGCGTCGCGTTGATATTTTAGCTCAAGAAGGCATTGTTTTTGTCACTAATACAGAAGTAGGTAAAGACATTAGTGTTGAGCAACTCGAAACAGATTTTGACTCAGTAGTGCTATGTATTGGGGCTACGGTACCGCGCGATTTACCTGTTGAAGGCCGTGAACTTAACGGTGTGCATTTTGCCATGGACTTCTTAAAAGCGAATACTAAAAGCTTGCTGGACAGTGAACATAAAGATGGTCAGTATATTAATGCTCAAGGCAAAAATGTTGTCGTTATAGGTGGCGGTGATACGGGTACTGATTGTATTGGTACTTCATTGCGCCATCAGTGTAAAAGCGCCATACAGCTAGAAATAATGCCACGTCCACCAGAGAAACGTGACGAGAATAGTAACCCTTGGCCAGAATGGCCAAAACGCTTGTTAGTTGACTACGGTCAAAAAGAAGCGATTGAGATGCAAGGCCAAGACCCACGTCAATACTTAGTAATGACTAAGAAAATTGAAAGTGACGGCCAAGGTAATGTTAAAGCAGTTCATACTGTCGATATTACCTGGGAGCGCAATGACAAGGGACAAATGTTCCCACAAGAAGTTGCCGGTAGTGAAAAAGCTATTCCTGCTGATATCGTCCTTATCGCAATGGGCTTTATGGGCCCTGAAGGCGGCCTAGTTGAACAATTTGGCCTTGAACAAGACAATCGTACTAATATTGCTGCAGAGTACGATAAATTTGCTACCAGTAAGCCTGGCGTGTTTGCCGCGGGTGATGGTCGTCGCGGTCAAAGCTTAATCGTTTGGGCCATTGATGAAGGTCGCCGTTGTGCTCGCGAAGTAGACACTTACCTAATGGGCAGTAGCTACTTGCCATAA
- a CDS encoding IS110 family transposase — MKITTIGLDIAKSIFHMFAVNKNGRFVKKKQLRRKQVLSFMATLEPCLIVMEACGSANYWARKFIELGHQVKLIAPQYVKPFVKGNKNDYNDAEGIAEAAQRPTMRFVPIKSIEQQDIQNFHRQRERIKKERKALASQVRGLLGEYGIVINKGISAIRNELPDILEDATNELTYLSREIFNELWLEFQVTEVKFKACEVRLNTMNKENEICVRLDEILGIGAITASATYAAAGDGKDFVNGRHFSAWLGLVPGQHSTGGKATLLGISKRGNSYLRTLYIHGARAVLRHSENKTDRFSLWAQALKSRRGHNKACVAVANKIARMAWVIMAKGESYRPAI; from the coding sequence ATGAAGATTACTACAATCGGTTTAGACATTGCAAAATCAATTTTTCACATGTTCGCTGTGAATAAAAATGGGCGATTTGTAAAAAAGAAACAATTAAGAAGAAAACAAGTGTTGAGTTTCATGGCAACATTAGAGCCTTGCCTAATTGTAATGGAAGCTTGTGGCAGTGCGAACTACTGGGCTAGAAAATTTATTGAATTGGGGCACCAAGTAAAACTTATTGCGCCTCAATATGTAAAACCCTTCGTTAAAGGCAATAAAAATGATTATAACGATGCCGAAGGTATTGCAGAGGCAGCGCAACGCCCGACCATGAGGTTTGTGCCAATTAAATCGATAGAACAACAAGATATTCAAAACTTCCATCGACAACGTGAACGCATAAAGAAAGAACGTAAAGCATTAGCAAGTCAGGTACGAGGCTTGTTAGGAGAATATGGCATTGTCATCAATAAAGGTATTTCTGCAATTCGCAATGAACTGCCGGATATTTTAGAGGATGCGACAAATGAGTTAACGTATTTAAGTCGGGAGATATTTAATGAGTTATGGCTTGAATTTCAAGTCACAGAAGTGAAGTTTAAAGCGTGTGAAGTTCGCTTAAACACGATGAATAAAGAAAATGAAATATGTGTTCGCTTAGATGAAATATTAGGTATTGGAGCAATCACAGCTAGCGCTACTTATGCAGCTGCAGGAGATGGAAAAGACTTTGTAAATGGTCGACATTTTTCGGCATGGCTTGGGCTTGTTCCTGGGCAGCATTCAACGGGTGGAAAGGCCACCTTACTCGGTATAAGTAAACGCGGTAATAGTTATTTAAGAACACTATACATCCACGGGGCCCGGGCAGTATTAAGGCACAGTGAAAACAAAACTGACCGATTTAGTTTGTGGGCACAAGCGTTAAAATCCCGACGAGGACACAACAAAGCATGCGTTGCTGTGGCGAATAAAATAGCAAGAATGGCTTGGGTAATAATGGCGAAGGGGGAAAGTTATCGCCCGGCTATATAA
- the tuf gene encoding elongation factor Tu, which yields MAKAKFERNKPHVNVGTIGHVDHGKTTLTAAISAVLTKVHGGEVKDFAQIDNAPEERERGITINTSHIEYDTAARHYAHVDCPGHADYIKNMITGAAQMDGAILVVAATDGPMPQTREHILLSRQVGVPYIIVFMNKCDVVDDDELLELVEMEVRELLSEYDFPGDDLPVIQGSALGALQGDEKWEAKIIELADQLDTYIPEPERAIDGAFIMPIEDVFSISGRGTVVTGRVERGIVKVGDSVEVVGIRDTQTSTCTGVEMFRKLLDEGRAGENCGVLLRGLKREDVERGQVLCQPGSILPHTKFESEVYVLSKDEGGRHTPFFKGYRPQFYFRTTDITGAVELPEGVEMVMPGDNLKFVVELINPVAMDEGLRFAIREGGRTVGAGVVSKIIA from the coding sequence ATGGCTAAAGCAAAATTTGAACGTAATAAACCGCACGTTAACGTTGGTACTATTGGACACGTTGATCACGGTAAAACAACTTTAACAGCTGCTATCTCTGCAGTATTAACTAAAGTACACGGTGGTGAAGTTAAAGACTTCGCACAAATCGATAATGCTCCTGAAGAGCGTGAGCGTGGTATTACTATTAATACTTCTCACATCGAGTACGATACAGCGGCACGTCACTATGCCCACGTAGATTGTCCTGGCCATGCTGATTACATCAAAAACATGATCACGGGTGCTGCTCAAATGGATGGTGCTATCTTAGTAGTTGCTGCTACAGATGGTCCTATGCCACAAACACGTGAGCACATCTTGTTATCACGTCAAGTTGGCGTTCCTTACATCATCGTATTCATGAACAAATGTGATGTTGTAGATGACGATGAATTACTTGAATTAGTAGAAATGGAAGTTCGTGAACTTCTTTCTGAATATGACTTCCCAGGTGATGATTTACCGGTAATTCAAGGTTCAGCACTTGGCGCTCTTCAAGGCGACGAGAAATGGGAAGCTAAAATCATTGAACTTGCTGACCAATTAGATACATACATTCCAGAGCCAGAGCGTGCAATCGACGGTGCATTCATCATGCCTATCGAAGATGTATTCTCAATTTCAGGTCGTGGAACGGTTGTAACAGGTCGTGTTGAACGTGGTATCGTTAAAGTTGGCGATTCAGTAGAAGTTGTTGGTATCCGTGATACACAAACATCGACTTGTACAGGTGTTGAAATGTTCCGTAAGCTTCTTGACGAAGGTCGTGCTGGCGAGAACTGTGGTGTTCTTTTACGTGGTCTTAAGCGTGAAGACGTAGAACGTGGTCAAGTTTTATGTCAACCTGGTTCAATTTTACCTCACACTAAATTCGAATCTGAAGTATACGTGTTAAGTAAAGATGAAGGTGGTCGTCATACGCCATTCTTCAAAGGATACCGTCCACAGTTTTACTTCCGTACAACAGATATCACAGGTGCTGTAGAGCTTCCTGAAGGTGTTGAAATGGTAATGCCAGGCGACAACTTAAAGTTTGTTGTAGAGCTTATCAACCCAGTAGCGATGGACGAAGGTTTACGCTTCGCTATCCGTGAAGGTGGTCGTACTGTTGGTGCTGGTGTTGTATCTAAAATCATCGCTTAA
- the fusA gene encoding elongation factor G encodes MARITPIERYRNIGICAHVDAGKTTTTERVLFYTGLSHKIGEVHDGAATMDWMEQEQERGITITSAATTCFWKGMEAQFEDHHINIIDTPGHVDFTIEVERSLRVLDGAVLVLCASSGVQPQTETVWRQMERYSVPRLVFVNKMDRTGADFLAVVEQLNSRLKANAVPIHLAIGAEEDFTGVIDLIKMKAINWNESDQGMTFTYEDIPAEMQEQADHWHENLVSEAAEASEELMDKYLEEGDLSEAEIKSALRTRTLNNEIVLCSCGSAFKNKGVQAVLDAVIEFLPAPTDVEAIKGINNDKNETEGCREADDKAPFAALAFKIATDPFVGTLTFFRVYSGVVKTGDSIYNPVKGKKERLGRIVQMHANDRKEIKEVRAGDIAAAIGLKDVTTGDTLCDANHVITLERMEFPEPVISVAVEPKTVAAQEKMGIALGKLAAEDPSFRVVSDEDTGQTIISGMGELHLDILVERMKREFGVECNVGNPQVAYRETIRSSVEVEGKFVRQSGGRGQFGHVWLKLEPLPEGKGFEFVNEIVGGTIPKEFIPSIEKGCREQMDSGVLAGYPLLDIKVTLYDGSFHDVDSNEMAFKVAASIGFRQGVLKASPVILEPMMKVEVITPEANMGDVVGDLNRRRGMIDGMDEGPAGSKVVNALVPLSEMFGYATALRSATQGRASYAMEFQQYSEAPKAVADKIIES; translated from the coding sequence GTGGCACGTATAACCCCTATTGAGCGTTACCGTAACATTGGTATTTGTGCTCATGTCGATGCCGGTAAAACGACAACAACAGAAAGGGTACTTTTCTATACTGGTCTTTCACATAAGATCGGTGAAGTTCATGATGGCGCAGCCACTATGGACTGGATGGAGCAAGAGCAAGAGCGTGGTATAACCATAACCTCTGCGGCTACTACTTGTTTCTGGAAAGGGATGGAAGCACAATTTGAAGATCACCATATCAATATTATTGATACCCCTGGTCACGTAGATTTTACGATTGAAGTAGAACGTTCTTTACGTGTATTAGATGGTGCTGTACTAGTATTGTGTGCATCTTCAGGAGTTCAACCACAAACAGAAACTGTTTGGCGTCAAATGGAGAGATACTCTGTTCCGCGTTTAGTTTTTGTTAATAAGATGGACCGTACAGGTGCAGACTTCTTAGCTGTTGTTGAGCAACTTAATTCTCGCTTGAAAGCCAATGCAGTACCTATTCATTTAGCAATTGGTGCTGAAGAAGACTTTACTGGTGTTATCGACTTAATAAAAATGAAAGCCATTAACTGGAACGAAAGTGACCAGGGAATGACCTTCACTTATGAAGATATTCCAGCAGAGATGCAAGAACAAGCCGATCATTGGCATGAAAATCTTGTCTCTGAAGCTGCAGAAGCCTCTGAAGAGCTAATGGATAAATACCTTGAAGAAGGCGATTTGTCCGAAGCAGAAATAAAATCTGCGCTACGTACCCGTACGCTAAACAATGAAATTGTCCTTTGTTCTTGTGGCTCAGCTTTCAAAAATAAAGGCGTACAAGCAGTACTTGATGCTGTCATAGAATTTTTACCTGCACCAACAGATGTTGAAGCAATAAAAGGTATTAATAATGACAAAAACGAAACTGAAGGTTGTCGCGAAGCCGATGATAAAGCGCCATTTGCTGCTTTAGCATTTAAAATTGCGACAGACCCGTTTGTCGGTACATTAACGTTCTTTCGCGTATATTCAGGTGTAGTAAAAACTGGCGACAGTATATACAATCCTGTGAAAGGCAAAAAAGAGCGCTTAGGTCGTATTGTGCAAATGCACGCGAATGACCGCAAGGAAATTAAAGAAGTACGTGCAGGTGATATAGCTGCGGCTATCGGTCTTAAAGATGTCACCACAGGTGATACTTTATGTGATGCGAATCACGTGATCACACTTGAGCGTATGGAATTTCCTGAGCCAGTAATTTCTGTAGCAGTTGAGCCAAAAACTGTCGCAGCCCAAGAAAAAATGGGTATTGCGTTAGGTAAATTGGCCGCAGAAGATCCGTCATTTAGAGTAGTCTCTGATGAAGATACGGGTCAAACCATCATTTCTGGTATGGGGGAATTACACCTCGATATTTTAGTTGAACGCATGAAACGTGAATTTGGCGTTGAATGTAATGTCGGTAATCCACAAGTGGCTTATCGCGAAACCATACGTTCATCAGTAGAAGTGGAAGGTAAATTTGTTCGTCAATCAGGTGGTCGTGGTCAATTTGGTCATGTTTGGTTGAAATTGGAACCCTTACCAGAAGGTAAAGGTTTTGAGTTTGTTAACGAAATTGTTGGTGGTACTATTCCAAAAGAATTTATCCCATCAATTGAAAAGGGTTGTCGAGAGCAGATGGACAGTGGTGTTTTAGCGGGTTACCCGTTATTAGACATCAAGGTTACGCTTTACGATGGGTCTTTTCATGACGTTGACTCTAACGAAATGGCGTTTAAAGTCGCTGCATCAATAGGTTTTAGACAGGGGGTGCTAAAAGCATCACCGGTGATCCTTGAACCTATGATGAAAGTTGAAGTTATAACGCCTGAAGCAAACATGGGTGATGTTGTCGGTGATTTAAATCGTCGTCGTGGCATGATCGATGGCATGGACGAAGGTCCAGCTGGTTCGAAGGTAGTGAATGCACTTGTGCCACTATCTGAAATGTTTGGTTACGCTACGGCATTACGTAGTGCAACTCAAGGTCGCGCATCATACGCAATGGAGTTTCAGCAATATAGCGAAGCACCAAAAGCAGTTGCCGACAAAATAATTGAATCTTAG
- the rpsG gene encoding 30S ribosomal protein S7, with the protein MPRRRVVGQRKILPDPKFHNELLAKFINILMVDGKKSTAEKIVYGALDILTEKNTEKSHLELFETALDNIRPQVEVKSRRVGGSTYQVPVEVRPVRRNALAMRWLVEAARKRGEKSMAQRLANEMLDASDSKGSAVKKREDVHRMAEANKAFAHYRW; encoded by the coding sequence ATGCCAAGAAGACGCGTCGTAGGGCAACGTAAAATATTGCCAGATCCTAAGTTCCACAACGAACTTTTAGCAAAATTCATCAACATCCTTATGGTTGATGGTAAAAAATCTACTGCAGAAAAAATTGTTTACGGTGCATTAGACATTTTAACTGAGAAAAACACTGAGAAATCTCATCTTGAGTTATTCGAAACAGCGTTAGACAACATCCGCCCACAAGTGGAAGTAAAGTCTCGTCGTGTTGGTGGTTCTACTTACCAAGTTCCAGTTGAAGTTCGTCCTGTGCGTCGTAATGCACTAGCCATGCGTTGGTTAGTTGAAGCAGCTCGTAAACGTGGTGAAAAATCAATGGCTCAGCGCCTAGCTAACGAAATGTTAGATGCGTCTGACAGCAAAGGTTCAGCGGTTAAGAAACGTGAAGACGTTCACCGTATGGCCGAAGCTAACAAAGCATTCGCTCACTACCGTTGGTAG
- the rpsL gene encoding 30S ribosomal protein S12 encodes MATINQLVRKPRVRQVTKSNVPALQACPQRRGVCTRVYTTTPKKPNSALRKVARVRLTNGFEVTSYIGGEGHNLQEHSVILIRGGRVKDLPGVRYHTVRGALDCSGVSDRRQGRSKYGAKRPKS; translated from the coding sequence ATGGCAACTATTAACCAATTAGTACGTAAACCACGTGTAAGACAAGTAACTAAAAGTAACGTTCCAGCGTTACAAGCTTGTCCACAACGTCGTGGCGTATGTACTCGTGTGTATACAACTACACCAAAGAAACCTAACTCAGCATTACGTAAAGTTGCTCGTGTTCGTTTAACTAACGGCTTCGAAGTAACTTCATACATCGGTGGTGAAGGTCACAACTTACAAGAGCATAGCGTTATTTTGATTCGCGGTGGTCGTGTTAAAGATTTACCAGGTGTGCGTTACCACACCGTTCGTGGCGCACTTGATTGTTCAGGCGTAAGCGATAGAAGACAAGGCCGTTCTAAATACGGTGCTAAACGACCTAAATCTTAA
- the rpoC gene encoding DNA-directed RNA polymerase subunit beta', which translates to MKDLLKFLKQQNQTEEFDGIRIGLASPDMIRSWSFGEVKKPETINYRTFKPERDGLFCARIFGPVKDYECLCGKYKRLKHRGVICEKCGVEVTLTKVRRDRMGHIELASPVAHIWFLKSLPSRIGLLLDMTLRDIERVLYFESYVVTEPGMTTLEKSQILTEEEYLDALEEHGDEFDALMGAEAVLALLQQIDLDGEVAQMREELPEIGSETKRKKITKRLKLMEAFAASGNKPEWMIMNVLPILPPDLRPLVPLDGGRFATSDLNDLYRRVINRNNRLKRLLDLVAPDIIVRNEKRMLQESVDALLDNGRRGRAITGSNKRPLKSLADMIKGKQGRFRQNLLGKRVDYSGRSVITVGPTLRLHQCGLPKKMALELFKPFIYGKLEARGLATTIKAAKKLVEREGAEVWDVLDEVIREHPVMLNRAPTLHRLGIQAFEPVLIEGKAIHLHPLVCAAYNADFDGDQMAVHVPLTIEAQMEARTLMMSTNNVLSPANGDPIIVPSQDVVLGLYYLTRDRVNGLGEGMIFTDIKEAEKAYRTGFAELHARVKIRITEHVRNAEGVLEPITKLRDTTVGRAILWQVCPDGMPYDLIDQPLGKKPISKLINHAYRNLGLKDTVIFADQIMYTGFHYAMIAGASVGIDDMVIPAAKYTIIEDSEEEVKEIQTQFEQGLVTQGEKYNKVIDIWSSANEKISKAMMDNLSKETVINRDGEPEEQDSFNSIYMMADSGARGSAAQIRQLAGMRGLMAKPDGSIIETPITANFREGLNVLQYFISTHGARKGLADTALKTANSGYLTRRLVDVAQDLVVTEHDCGTLDGLQMTPLIEGGDVVEPLRERVLGRVVAEDVVKPGTDEVLLPRNTLIDEALCDFIEENSIDQMKVRSIITCKTDFGICAHCYGRDLARGHMINQGEAIGVVAAQSIGEPGTQLTMRTFHIGGAASRASAENNVQVKNTGTLKLQNAKFVTNSADHLVITSRSSELTVIDELGREKERYKVPYGTILNKKDGEAITAGDIIANWDPHTHPIITEVGGKVQFVELIDGVTMVRQTDELTGLSSIVVTEAGQRNTAGKEMRPAVKLVDAKGNDVMIAGTEIPAQYFLPGNAIINLEDGAEVGIGDALARIPQASSKTRDITGGLPRVADLFEARKPKLPAILAEKTGIIAFGKETKGKVRLLITQPSGEVYEEMIPKMRQLNVFEGESVLKGEVIADGPESPHDILRLRGVAPVANYIVNEVQEVYRLQGVKINDKHIEVIVRQMIRKCEILDAGDSNFLKGEILEVARVNISNRELEAEGKQPAEYEMQMMGITKASLATESFISAASFQETTRVLTEAAVAGKKDKLRGLKENVIVGRLIPAGTGYSYHQERARAKNAVPVEEVTVSADDAAQALTDALNADLSS; encoded by the coding sequence GTGAAAGATTTACTTAAGTTTCTTAAGCAACAAAATCAAACAGAAGAGTTCGATGGAATTCGCATCGGGCTAGCTTCACCTGACATGATTCGTTCATGGTCATTTGGTGAAGTAAAGAAACCTGAGACGATTAACTATCGTACTTTTAAGCCGGAACGAGATGGTTTGTTCTGTGCGCGTATATTTGGTCCAGTTAAAGACTACGAATGTCTTTGTGGCAAATACAAACGCCTTAAGCATCGTGGTGTAATTTGTGAAAAATGTGGCGTTGAAGTTACATTAACTAAAGTTCGTCGTGACCGTATGGGTCATATCGAATTAGCAAGCCCAGTTGCTCACATTTGGTTCTTAAAGTCATTGCCATCACGTATCGGTCTATTATTAGACATGACGTTACGTGATATAGAGCGTGTACTTTACTTTGAATCTTATGTTGTTACCGAACCTGGTATGACGACATTAGAAAAAAGCCAAATTCTAACTGAAGAAGAATATCTTGATGCGTTAGAAGAGCACGGTGACGAATTCGACGCCCTTATGGGTGCTGAAGCGGTACTTGCGTTATTACAACAGATTGATCTTGATGGCGAAGTAGCGCAAATGCGTGAAGAATTGCCTGAGATTGGTTCTGAAACTAAGCGTAAAAAAATCACTAAACGTTTAAAATTAATGGAAGCATTCGCAGCATCAGGTAACAAACCTGAGTGGATGATCATGAACGTTTTACCAATTTTACCACCAGACTTACGTCCGTTGGTACCTTTGGATGGTGGCCGTTTCGCAACGTCTGACTTAAACGATTTATACCGTCGTGTAATTAACCGTAACAACCGTTTAAAACGTCTTCTTGACCTAGTAGCACCAGATATCATCGTACGTAACGAAAAGCGTATGTTGCAAGAGTCTGTTGATGCATTGCTAGATAATGGTCGTCGTGGTCGCGCAATTACTGGTTCTAACAAACGTCCTCTTAAATCACTTGCCGATATGATCAAAGGTAAGCAAGGTCGTTTCCGTCAGAACTTACTAGGTAAACGTGTAGATTACTCTGGTCGTTCTGTAATTACTGTTGGTCCTACATTACGTTTGCATCAATGTGGTTTACCGAAAAAAATGGCACTAGAATTATTCAAGCCATTTATTTACGGTAAATTAGAAGCGCGTGGATTAGCCACAACAATCAAAGCTGCTAAGAAATTGGTAGAGCGCGAAGGCGCTGAAGTTTGGGATGTACTTGACGAAGTAATTCGTGAACATCCGGTTATGCTTAACCGTGCACCAACACTTCATAGATTGGGTATCCAAGCGTTTGAACCTGTATTGATTGAAGGTAAAGCGATTCATTTGCATCCGTTGGTTTGTGCGGCATATAACGCCGATTTCGATGGTGACCAAATGGCGGTACACGTACCGTTGACAATCGAAGCACAAATGGAAGCACGTACGTTGATGATGTCAACGAATAACGTACTTTCTCCAGCGAACGGTGACCCTATCATCGTACCATCACAGGATGTTGTATTAGGTTTATATTACCTAACACGCGATCGTGTAAATGGTTTAGGTGAAGGTATGATTTTTACCGACATCAAAGAAGCTGAAAAAGCATACCGTACAGGTTTTGCTGAACTTCATGCGCGTGTAAAAATTCGTATTACTGAACATGTGCGTAATGCTGAAGGTGTACTTGAGCCTATTACTAAGCTTCGCGATACGACTGTTGGTCGTGCGATCTTATGGCAAGTATGTCCAGATGGCATGCCTTATGATCTTATTGATCAGCCACTAGGTAAAAAGCCAATTTCAAAACTGATTAACCATGCGTACCGTAACTTAGGTCTTAAAGATACTGTTATCTTTGCTGACCAAATTATGTACACAGGTTTCCACTACGCGATGATCGCGGGTGCTTCAGTTGGTATCGACGATATGGTTATTCCAGCGGCGAAATACACCATCATCGAAGATTCAGAAGAAGAAGTTAAAGAAATTCAAACTCAGTTCGAGCAAGGTCTTGTAACTCAGGGTGAAAAATACAACAAAGTTATTGATATTTGGTCTTCTGCCAACGAGAAAATCTCGAAAGCGATGATGGACAACTTATCAAAAGAAACAGTAATAAACCGTGATGGTGAGCCAGAAGAGCAAGACTCTTTCAACTCAATCTACATGATGGCGGATTCTGGTGCTCGTGGTAGTGCCGCTCAGATTCGTCAGCTTGCAGGTATGCGTGGTTTGATGGCTAAACCAGATGGCTCAATCATCGAAACACCAATCACCGCTAACTTCCGTGAAGGTTTGAACGTATTACAATACTTCATCTCTACTCATGGTGCGCGTAAAGGTTTGGCTGATACGGCATTGAAAACAGCTAACTCGGGTTACTTAACTCGTCGTTTAGTTGATGTTGCACAAGATTTGGTTGTTACCGAACATGATTGTGGCACATTAGACGGTCTACAAATGACACCATTGATTGAAGGTGGTGATGTTGTTGAGCCGTTACGTGAACGTGTTCTTGGTCGTGTTGTAGCTGAAGATGTTGTTAAACCTGGTACTGATGAAGTGTTATTACCTCGTAATACACTTATTGACGAAGCTTTATGTGATTTCATTGAAGAAAACTCAATTGATCAAATGAAAGTTCGTTCAATCATTACTTGTAAAACAGATTTTGGTATTTGTGCTCATTGTTACGGTCGTGATTTGGCTCGTGGTCATATGATTAACCAAGGTGAAGCGATTGGTGTTGTGGCAGCACAATCTATCGGTGAACCTGGTACTCAGTTAACCATGCGTACGTTCCATATCGGTGGTGCTGCATCTCGTGCATCTGCTGAAAACAACGTACAAGTTAAGAACACAGGTACACTGAAACTACAAAACGCTAAGTTTGTAACTAACTCAGCAGATCACTTAGTGATTACTTCACGTTCATCTGAACTGACAGTAATTGATGAGCTTGGTCGTGAGAAAGAACGTTACAAAGTACCTTACGGTACTATCTTGAATAAGAAAGATGGCGAAGCAATTACCGCAGGCGACATCATTGCTAATTGGGACCCGCATACGCATCCAATTATTACTGAGGTTGGTGGTAAGGTTCAATTCGTTGAGCTTATCGATGGCGTAACTATGGTTCGTCAAACTGATGAACTTACTGGTTTATCAAGTATTGTCGTGACTGAAGCTGGTCAACGTAACACTGCAGGTAAAGAAATGCGCCCAGCGGTTAAGTTAGTTGATGCTAAAGGTAATGATGTAATGATCGCTGGTACTGAAATTCCAGCACAGTACTTCTTACCAGGTAACGCGATTATTAACCTTGAAGATGGTGCAGAAGTTGGTATTGGTGATGCGTTAGCGCGTATTCCACAAGCATCGTCAAAAACTCGTGATATTACCGGTGGTTTACCACGTGTTGCCGATTTATTTGAAGCACGTAAACCTAAGCTTCCAGCTATCTTAGCTGAGAAAACAGGTATTATCGCTTTCGGTAAAGAGACTAAAGGTAAAGTGCGTTTACTTATCACTCAACCAAGTGGTGAAGTATACGAAGAGATGATCCCTAAAATGCGTCAATTAAACGTGTTTGAAGGTGAATCTGTACTTAAAGGTGAAGTTATTGCCGATGGTCCAGAGTCTCCACACGATATCTTACGTTTACGTGGTGTTGCACCAGTGGCTAACTACATTGTTAACGAAGTACAAGAAGTATACCGTTTACAAGGTGTTAAGATTAACGATAAGCACATCGAAGTTATCGTACGTCAAATGATCCGCAAGTGTGAGATCTTAGATGCCGGTGATAGTAATTTCCTTAAAGGTGAAATCCTGGAAGTTGCGCGTGTAAACATCTCTAATCGTGAGTTAGAAGCTGAAGGCAAGCAACCAGCTGAATACGAAATGCAAATGATGGGTATTACTAAAGCATCATTAGCAACTGAGTCATTCATCTCGGCTGCATCTTTCCAAGAAACGACACGTGTACTTACTGAAGCAGCAGTAGCTGGTAAGAAAGACAAACTTCGTGGCTTGAAAGAGAATGTTATTGTTGGTCGCTTAATCCCAGCAGGTACAGGTTACTCTTACCATCAAGAACGCGCGCGTGCTAAAAACGCCGTTCCGGTAGAAGAAGTAACAGTATCAGCTGACGACGCAGCGCAAGCATTAACAGATGCTTTAAATGCAGATTTATCTTCATAG